Genomic segment of Corynebacterium appendicis CIP 107643:
GTAGGTGACGGGGCCAGCCACGACTGCATCCGGGTGCTCCGCGAGCGCCTTCGTGTAGAGCGGGACGAGATCGCCGCCGGCGAGGCAATCCGCGTCGAGGAAGATGAGCACTTCGTTGCCGCGCGCAATCGCCTCGGCGGCGCCACGGTTGCGCGCGCGGGCGAGATTCGGGTGGCTGGTGGTGTCGTGCTCACCGCTGCCCGTGGAAATCACGTGGCTCTTGGGCACCGCTTTCTCCAGCGCCTTGTGGTCGGCGAGCGCGACCGTGATGTGGTCCGTGCCCTCCGGCGCGAGGTTGACCTGGTGGGTGAGGTGGCTGGCTCGGCCCACGTTGGCGAGCGTCACAATGGCCGCTTTCGCGCCCGCCGGGTCCTCGGCGACGTGCGCGATCACCTCGGCTGCCCGGCGCGCGGACCCGTCTGTTTCCCAGCGGGACCAGTCGGCGCCCAGCTCGCGTGCGGCGGCGAGCACCCCCGGCCAGTCCTCCGGCGCCGGGAAACTCTCGGGCACGACAGCGAGTCCTTTGCGCGCGAGGAGCTGAGCGGACGTCTTCTGCTCGATGAACGGCCGCGGCTGCGGGAGAATCACGGCCGGCGCACCCAGGTGCGCGATGTCCGCGATGGAGTTCTGGCCGCCTGCAGCCACCACGACCCCGGCGGAAGCAATGAGCTCCGTGGGGTCATCCACGCGGTTGTCCCCGGTCAGGAACGTGAAGCGGTAGTCGGGGCAGGCCACCGCCACAGCGTCCCAGTCCCCCGGCTCCCACGTGGACCCGCCCTGGCCGGCCATGACGACGACGTGGTGCGGGTCGCGCTCGGACTCCTGCGCCGGATCGAGCCGCTGGAGCCTGGTGATTCCGCCGACCGGGTGCAGCCGGTCCGAGTGCATGCGCATGTGCTCAGGCACCGGCACCCAGGACGGCCACGCGGCGATAATGGCGTCGGACTGGCGGTAGGCAAGCTGGTGCGGCGGGTCATCCCGCAGACCGGGCATGGCCAGCGTGATCACGGGCACGCCCATGAGGCGCAGGAACATGCACATCTCGGCGGAGACGTCCACGTAGAACGCCGCCGGGTCATTCCCAGCCACCCAGGAAGCGACGGCCGCGAAGCGTTCCCGCAGCCCGCGGTTGCCGTACGGCGCGTAGTGGAGGGTGCCGCCAGCGGTTATCGCGCGGCCGGAGTGGCCGTGGCCGGCGTCATCGGCGATCACCACATCCGCACCCGGCGCGGTGGACAAGATGACGGCGTCCCAGTCCAGCTCGCGCAGTTCACGCTGGATCATCCGGCACCGCTGAATGTGCCCGCTGCCTTGGTGGTGCGAGTAAATACCGATGAGTTTGCTCACCGCACAATCACTTCCCGGTAGAGATCGACGTAGCGCCGCGCTGTCTGTGTCAGGCTGTGGTTCTCCACCACCCAGGCGCGGACTTTGGCTCGGTCAGTGTGGAGAGCGCGGTGGATCGCACCAGCGAGCCCCACCACATCGTCCGGTTTGACCAGCACAGCTGGGGCATGTGCGAGCAGTTCGCCCATCCCGCCGCGGTCAAAGGCCGCCACTGGCGTGCCGCAGGACATGGCCTCGAATGCCGCCAGCCCGAACGGCTCCTCCCAGCGCGGCGTGACCACGCAGACGGCATGGCGGCCGACAAGGCGGCGCAGCTCCGCGTGGGACAGCTCCCCCACCCAGCGGATGAGCTGACCGTCCAGCCGCGGCGCGATCTCCTCCTGGAAGTAGGTGTGGTCGCCCTTCCGGCCCGCGATAGTCAGCGGCAGGCCGAGCAGACGGCACGCGTCCATGGCCAGGTGCAGCCCCTTTTCGGGGACGATGCGGCCGAACCAGACGGCGCCGTCGCCGCCGGGGCCCGCTGCCCACCGCCGCACGTTCACCCCGTTGGGGATGACCTCTATGGGCGTGGGCATGTCCCAGCTGCGCGCCGTGGTGGTGCTCACCGCCGCGAACCGGCCGGCCGCCTCACCCGCGGCGTCCACCACGTCCTGGATTTCCGGCAGCTGCGGGGTGTGCAGCGTGGTCAGCATCGGCAACGGCTCCGGCGACGCCCCCGAGGGGAACATCGCTGGGCTGAGGCTGTTGTTGTGCACCACGTCGTACTGCTCCGCGACGAGGTGCGCACGCAGGTCGAGAAATGCCTGCTCCTCCCGCTCCTTCTCACCGGCCGGGTAGCCGGTGTCCGTGGCGCGCTCGGGGTTGGACCCCCAGTCCACGCCAGGCAGCTCGAAGCCCTTCACGTTGCCGTCCGAGCCCCTGGCGGCGTAGAAGTCCACCTCGTGGCCCTCCTCGCGCAGCGCTTTGACCATGGTGTGGCAGAAGGCCTCCAGCCCGCCGGCATACGGCTCGCGGATGGGATAGCGCGCGGGCGCGACAAACGCGATCCGCAGTTTCGGGGTGCTCAGCACATCGCTAGCTGCGTGCAGAGTGATCGTCATCGCCCCTCCCCTGCG
This window contains:
- a CDS encoding glycosyltransferase gives rise to the protein MSKLIGIYSHHQGSGHIQRCRMIQRELRELDWDAVILSTAPGADVVIADDAGHGHSGRAITAGGTLHYAPYGNRGLRERFAAVASWVAGNDPAAFYVDVSAEMCMFLRLMGVPVITLAMPGLRDDPPHQLAYRQSDAIIAAWPSWVPVPEHMRMHSDRLHPVGGITRLQRLDPAQESERDPHHVVVMAGQGGSTWEPGDWDAVAVACPDYRFTFLTGDNRVDDPTELIASAGVVVAAGGQNSIADIAHLGAPAVILPQPRPFIEQKTSAQLLARKGLAVVPESFPAPEDWPGVLAAARELGADWSRWETDGSARRAAEVIAHVAEDPAGAKAAIVTLANVGRASHLTHQVNLAPEGTDHITVALADHKALEKAVPKSHVISTGSGEHDTTSHPNLARARNRGAAEAIARGNEVLIFLDADCLAGGDLVPLYTKALAEHPDAVVAGPVTYMDEGELRTVRPDPHPARPNPPAGEIVRADNYDLFWSLSFACTAKTWARIVEAFGGFDEAYSGYGGEDTDFAWNLRSHGIDLLWVGGAHAFHQWHPVSSPPWQHLDDILRNAAVFHGKWGTWPMEGWLRAFEEAGAIALIDGTWQRTP
- a CDS encoding glycosyltransferase family 4 protein, with the protein product MTITLHAASDVLSTPKLRIAFVAPARYPIREPYAGGLEAFCHTMVKALREEGHEVDFYAARGSDGNVKGFELPGVDWGSNPERATDTGYPAGEKEREEQAFLDLRAHLVAEQYDVVHNNSLSPAMFPSGASPEPLPMLTTLHTPQLPEIQDVVDAAGEAAGRFAAVSTTTARSWDMPTPIEVIPNGVNVRRWAAGPGGDGAVWFGRIVPEKGLHLAMDACRLLGLPLTIAGRKGDHTYFQEEIAPRLDGQLIRWVGELSHAELRRLVGRHAVCVVTPRWEEPFGLAAFEAMSCGTPVAAFDRGGMGELLAHAPAVLVKPDDVVGLAGAIHRALHTDRAKVRAWVVENHSLTQTARRYVDLYREVIVR